The Desulfomicrobium macestii nucleotide sequence AGTATTCCGTGCGGGCGGTGATGCGCTCCTCGGGCAATTCCTGAATCTGGCGCATGAAATCCGCGATGCCGACGCTGTCGAACTTGAGCAGGGGCGTCTTCATGGCCAGACAGACCAGGAAATGACTCGCCGTGGGAATCTGGAGCTTGCCGCCCCATGTGTGCGGCAGAAGTTTCCTGCGAAAATTCATGTCCTGGACAACCAGAAACTGCCACGGCTCAAACCCGAAGGAACTGGGAGACAAACGCGCGGTTTCAAGAATGAACAGGAAATCCTCATCGGAAATCTTGATCTTTGGATCGAACTCCTTGCAGGCATGACGGAACATGAAGGCGTCCAGAATGATCTGCTTGTCCATATGACAGCTCCTTGCAAAGGGATTGACGGACATCCAGGGCCCATCGTGGCAGGACAATCACATCACT carries:
- a CDS encoding NAD(P)H-dependent oxidoreductase, with protein sequence MDKQIILDAFMFRHACKEFDPKIKISDEDFLFILETARLSPSSFGFEPWQFLVVQDMNFRRKLLPHTWGGKLQIPTASHFLVCLAMKTPLLKFDSVGIADFMRQIQELPEERITARTEYYATFQQSDFRLLDSDRAMFDWACKQCYIAQANMMTAAALIGIDSCPIEGYAQDKVDEVLAEDFGVDLSEYGVAYMLAFGYRAKPPKRKTRRPLEQMVRWF